The nucleotide sequence GCCAGCTCGTCAATATCGCCCACCCAGTTGTTCCTCGTTGGAATGAGGTAGGGCTCAGTCACCACCGTAATATCTATCGACCACTGCACCATGCTTTGGATCAATAAATCCTGAGCTCTGGCGCAGTGGTTGATGTTGGCTTGCAGGTACTTAGTAGCCGTCGTCGTCATTTTGTGGTGTTCTCGGTCTCCATCTCTACTTCACCGCTCGGTGGTGGTTGTGCCTGTTGCACGCTAGCGCTGCTCGCAACAAACACTCTACTAAACATCCTTTTCTTGGGGGCCGAGCACAATTTGCTCCCCAAGCGATGGTTGGCTGCCTTCCCGGCCTCCGCACACAGTGTGCAGTGGGGGGCAGCATGACACTCTGTGGCGCGGTGTCCCAGCTGGCCGCACCGGTAGCATTGAAGCCCCCGGTCGACCTCCGCAGTACACCGCGCTTTGACATGGCCAGCGTGAAGGCACTTGAAGCACCTCAGCTCCCTACGTTCGAGGAGCTTCACCCTGGCCGAGACCCATCCGACAAGAAGTTTCCCTTCAACCACCCTTTTGGCGGCTTCAACAGGGCATGAAACCCACACGGCGAATAGGCCGGACCTCTCTTGGCGGAGTGTGCCTACTTTTATGCAGTTGGCCGCGCATCCACCTTTGGCCGCAACCGCAGCTGTCACCTCTTCCTTAGTTACGGAATCGTCAAGTCCCGCTACAATCAACTCCGACATTTTCGTTGGACGGGAGACGGTGATGTCGCCTCCGTTCCCGAAGACCTCGCGAAGCCTCTCCGCGAGGAGGTCCGCCTTTGGCGCGCTAGTGGCACCGGGGATTTCAATGATGGACGCCCCAGTTGCCGCCCGCTTAAAGCGGACGCTCTCAATCTCCAAATCTTTGAGGTTAACTTTTTGTTTCGCCTCCGCCAGAGCCTTGGCGTATGTGACCCCCTTCTCCACAGCCGTGGGATGTAAGGTCACCACGACTGCCGAGGTCTTGGGGGCCCGCAGCTTAGGCGAGGACTTGACCTTCTCCTGCCCCTTCTTCGTCGTCGTGGGCGCCGATCTGGTGGTAGTCGGCGCCTTTTCTCTGAGGCCCCTCTTAACCACCGACGCCATGGTCTCCTTCATGGAAGCAGGCGCCGGCGGGAGGGGGCGTCCCGTCTCTTGGTTTTTGGCCTTGCCCTTCTTTTTAGCGGCCTTCTTTTTCGTCTTCGCCTTTTGGCCCGGATGGGCGGGTTGGGCTGCGGCAGAAGAAGAAGCGGCGGCGGCCGGCGCTGAAGAAGAGGTCGGCGCCTTCTTTTTTCCTTTGGCGCCGACCTTGATCCAGCCCGATTGGACCGGATCCGGGCGACGCTCGTCAGGCAGTTCTGCCTGGGTCTCAGCCGGTGTGTGGCGTGGACGGCTTGCCGGGGGTGGTAGTCTAGCTTCCGCCTCACGCCTGTCGTGAGCCAGTGCCGGCCGCAAGCGGGGCTCCGGATTTAGGCGCGGCTCTAGCCCGTCTATTCTagcgttgagccgttccgagaGCCTGCTCAGGATCCGGTTCTCCAGTTCCTCCTCTGGTGATTGCAAGCATGTCGCTGTGGCGGGTTTAGGTGTAGCCCCCGCCTGCGACATGCACGCCTTCAGTTCTGCCACCTCTTTCTTTAATGCGGCCATCTCTGCCTGTAGGCGGGTGTTGGCGGCTCGCAGGAGCCTCGTCTCCTCGTTGACGTTTCGCGTCATCAGGCGTTTTGACGCCGCCCGAATCTGCGCCACCGCCTCCTTAAGTGCCTTCTTCGAAGTCCCTTTAAGATTACTCGATTTGTCGCAGACGGCCGCCACTGCCGCTGCGCCAAGCTCTATTTGTCCTCCTAATTCTACCGAGCCCAGCTCGTCCTCGTCCTCTATTTCAGATGCGGAGGTCTCTGAGAGTCGGACCCCCGCTCTGGTCGACCGCAGCCCCATCGTAAGCTCGGCGACGTCCTTCTCCGCTTCCCACTCGAGTTGTCGCCGGGTGGCCTCTGCCAACTCCCGTTTCGCTTTGGCGAGCCCAACGTAGTCTCCTGTAGTAGGCGGCCGCCCTCGGCCCTTCCTTGTTCCTGCCACTTTGGGCGAGGGACCCGCCTCTATATCGCCTGATGCGGCGGCTAGATGCCGCTTTCGGCCAAGACTCCCCCATTGTCCGGGGTGCCGGTCTTCGCGTACTTCCGATGGTTCTATATCCATGTCTTTGGGCGACGCGTCGGAGTCCGACGTGTCGCTTAGTGCTGGTAGACGCCGTCGCGGGGTGTTAGGTGACGCGATCGGGATGCGCTCTAGCAGCACTTTCACCTCCTTGGTTTTTGTGGCGTCCAATGATGGGCGCCTCGTCTTATCAGTATCCAAATCTCGTGCTATCGTTTCCATTAT is from Papilio machaon chromosome 5, ilPapMach1.1, whole genome shotgun sequence and encodes:
- the LOC123721003 gene encoding axoneme-associated protein mst101(2)-like: MASLNSTLPQEGTSGTAGGESLPAVSAAGCPSYSGGGKDCLLTKTTTTQARIMETIARDLDTDKTRRPSLDATKTKEVKVLLERIPIASPNTPRRRLPALSDTSDSDASPKDMDIEPSEVREDRHPGQWGSLGRKRHLAAASGDIEAGPSPKVAGTRKGRGRPPTTGDYVGLAKAKRELAEATRRQLEWEAEKDVAELTMGLRSTRAGVRLSETSASEIEDEDELGSVELGGQIELGAAAVAAVCDKSSNLKGTSKKALKEAVAQIRAASKRLMTRNVNEETRLLRAANTRLQAEMAALKKEVAELKACMSQAGATPKPATATCLQSPEEELENRILSRLSERLNARIDGLEPRLNPEPRLRPALAHDRREAEARLPPPASRPRHTPAETQAELPDERRPDPVQSGWIKVGAKGKKKAPTSSSAPAAAASSSAAAQPAHPGQKAKTKKKAAKKKGKAKNQETGRPLPPAPASMKETMASVVKRGLREKAPTTTRSAPTTTKKGQEKVKSSPKLRAPKTSAVVVTLHPTAVEKGVTYAKALAEAKQKVNLKDLEIESVRFKRAATGASIIEIPGATSAPKADLLAERLREVFGNGGDITVSRPTKMSELIVAGLDDSVTKEEVTAAVAAKGGCAANCIKVGTLRQERSGLFAVWVSCPVEAAKRVVEGKLLVGWVSARVKLLERRELRCFKCLHAGHVKARCTAEVDRGLQCYRCGQLGHRATECHAAPHCTLCAEAGKAANHRLGSKLCSAPKKRMFSRVFVASSASVQQAQPPPSGEVEMETENTTK